A single Haloglycomyces albus DSM 45210 DNA region contains:
- a CDS encoding bifunctional 5,10-methylenetetrahydrofolate dehydrogenase/5,10-methenyltetrahydrofolate cyclohydrolase, producing the protein MKIIDGRAIAKTIRNETGESAEKLRSEGVTPTLAVVVPTEDEATAWYVRQIARTADKVGMDCRLVRLHDPGRSEVVETLQDLSADSAVHGIICQTPLPEGVTLSDVGAYIAQHKDIDGANPENLGRLAAGLTAWAPSTAAAALEILRRSDVQLDGRRVAVIGRSTVVGKPLALLLLNESATVTVCHSKTRELSRVCQEADILIAAAGRAQMVKNDFLKPGATVIDVGTNPTSEGGLVGDVDHDSVAAVAGALTPVPGGVGPVTTALLLQHAVMAAKSQS; encoded by the coding sequence GTGAAGATCATCGATGGACGGGCCATCGCCAAGACAATCCGCAACGAGACAGGCGAGTCCGCGGAAAAGCTCCGTTCAGAGGGGGTCACCCCGACGTTGGCGGTCGTGGTGCCCACCGAGGACGAGGCCACCGCCTGGTACGTGCGGCAAATTGCCCGCACCGCCGACAAGGTCGGGATGGATTGCCGCTTGGTGCGCCTACACGATCCCGGCCGCTCCGAGGTCGTCGAAACGCTGCAGGACTTGTCCGCCGATTCCGCCGTACACGGAATCATCTGTCAGACTCCGCTGCCTGAAGGCGTCACACTCTCCGACGTCGGCGCCTATATCGCGCAGCATAAGGATATCGACGGTGCGAATCCCGAAAACCTGGGTCGCCTGGCGGCGGGCCTGACCGCATGGGCTCCCTCCACGGCGGCCGCCGCATTGGAGATCTTGCGGCGGAGTGATGTGCAATTGGATGGGCGCCGGGTCGCCGTCATCGGCCGTTCCACCGTCGTCGGTAAGCCTCTCGCCTTGCTATTGCTCAACGAATCCGCCACCGTCACCGTGTGTCATTCCAAGACCCGTGAGCTGTCCCGAGTTTGTCAGGAAGCCGACATTCTCATCGCGGCCGCCGGACGTGCCCAGATGGTGAAGAACGATTTCCTCAAACCGGGCGCCACGGTCATCGACGTGGGAACCAATCCCACATCCGAGGGTGGCTTGGTCGGCGACGTCGATCATGATTCGGTCGCTGCCGTTGCCGGAGCGCTCACTCCGGTTCCCGGTGGAGTCGGTCCCGTCACGACCGCACTCCTGCTGCAGCATGCCGTCATGGCCGCAAAGTCCCAGTCATAA
- a CDS encoding cyclodeaminase/cyclohydrolase family protein, producing MRNTTIDQWYTDLASASPAPGGGAAAGMSAAMGAALVSMVCNLTIGKPKYAEHEEIAREVLAAAESARNDAQRLAEDDETAFNGVIAAYKMPKDTDEEKAARTDAVQKGLVQAAETPLAVCEVAARIIKLAGRIMNHSNPNVVSDVAVAASAARSALESAALNVDINLASIKSADERERIASEMNESLQTKVQAEAIIVAVTRRIKS from the coding sequence GTGCGAAATACAACAATTGACCAATGGTATACCGATTTGGCTTCGGCGTCCCCCGCTCCCGGGGGCGGAGCCGCGGCCGGAATGAGTGCCGCCATGGGAGCGGCCCTCGTCAGCATGGTGTGTAATCTTACAATTGGAAAACCGAAGTACGCCGAGCACGAAGAGATTGCCCGGGAAGTCCTCGCGGCCGCCGAATCGGCACGTAACGACGCTCAGCGGCTGGCCGAGGACGACGAGACGGCCTTCAACGGCGTCATCGCCGCCTATAAAATGCCCAAGGACACCGACGAGGAGAAAGCCGCCCGCACCGACGCCGTTCAAAAGGGGCTGGTACAGGCGGCCGAAACGCCGTTGGCGGTATGCGAGGTCGCGGCGCGGATCATTAAGCTCGCCGGCCGCATTATGAACCATTCCAATCCCAATGTCGTCTCGGACGTCGCCGTCGCGGCTTCGGCGGCCCGGTCCGCTTTGGAATCCGCCGCTCTCAATGTGGACATCAATCTGGCCTCCATCAAGAGCGCCGACGAACGTGAGCGCATCGCGAGCGAAATGAACGAATCGCTGCAGACCAAGGTACAAGCCGAGGCCATTATCGTGGCAGTGACACGGAGGATTAAATCGTGA
- a CDS encoding peptidoglycan-binding domain-containing protein — MGWRLAASLDRLRAEIDALAPHRSRRSDGTIGDSAHAGTASDHNPNSAGVVCAADFTHDPNSGVDIDSLTDHLVHPDNRHQCLKYVIANQLIAGIHTNWNWWTYYGSNPHTKHMHVSVGRGPDGQSTGPYDDTSPWGVATPSTQKGTPPLIGLSKGNEGEAVKGLQALLRYSGHSPGDVDGVYGPKTSDAVLAARKSVGSGVSSGDTVTGWAYAQIQWALIKEKGEGTPGPRGPAGQDGRDGKTPTKIAISGDVIATE, encoded by the coding sequence ATGGGATGGCGACTCGCCGCGAGCCTCGACCGCCTCCGAGCTGAGATCGACGCCCTGGCCCCACACCGTTCTCGCCGTAGTGACGGAACGATCGGTGATTCGGCCCATGCGGGCACGGCCAGCGATCACAACCCCAATTCGGCGGGGGTCGTCTGTGCCGCCGATTTCACCCACGACCCGAACTCAGGCGTTGACATCGACAGCCTCACTGATCATCTCGTCCATCCAGACAACCGGCATCAATGTTTGAAGTACGTGATTGCGAATCAGCTCATTGCCGGTATCCACACAAATTGGAACTGGTGGACCTACTACGGAAGTAACCCCCACACGAAACACATGCACGTCTCGGTTGGCCGAGGCCCCGATGGGCAATCCACCGGCCCCTACGACGACACCAGCCCATGGGGCGTAGCCACACCGTCGACACAGAAAGGAACACCCCCGTTGATTGGACTGTCTAAAGGCAACGAAGGCGAAGCGGTAAAAGGGCTTCAGGCTCTGCTGCGCTACTCCGGGCACAGCCCCGGCGACGTTGACGGGGTCTACGGTCCGAAAACCTCGGACGCGGTTCTCGCCGCACGCAAATCCGTTGGATCGGGTGTAAGCAGCGGTGACACTGTTACCGGTTGGGCGTACGCCCAAATCCAATGGGCTCTGATTAAGGAGAAGGGCGAGGGCACTCCAGGCCCGCGCGGGCCAGCCGGCCAAGACGGTCGCGACGGCAAGACCCCCACGAAGATCGCTATTTCTGGCGATGTTATTGCAACCGAATGA
- a CDS encoding phage portal protein, whose amino-acid sequence MGHLTTPTEQSDDSIPNDRIRHALNALSTDAVRLNRIDRYVRGNHDGPYLPQKYSQEYKLLAQRSTKNMIPMILDAACNALSIEGYVRGDGRDAADDWYRWQMNRLDERQTRVHRAALADGHAWITVLPSRTDPRQPLVRAHRAIRMWAAYDDPSSDMYPLYAVGVPNIDAVGSTPREVTYYDDRAVTVYRDINGEYQPVRSTPHQMGVCPVIRIATEIDLDGRTSGYVEPIIALQDRINQTSMNQLVAQHWTAHTVRYVTGLTPTYQVDAETGEPLIDPDTDMPIPAPVTADPGQMWHLSNPDATIGQLEGTSTKDFLDSIEADLKHLLAITQTPPQYLTTGLVNLSAEALAAAETAFQRKIQTVQHAFGESWESVFRLMASVAADRAAAEDEQSQVTWADRGNRSLAQAADAVVKLVGTGIPVTALLNKIPGLTQIDIENIKDEVDASDGVTSLATKFEDVIAQAGGGGSRGGAARTDQRG is encoded by the coding sequence GTGGGTCACCTAACCACTCCCACCGAACAATCTGACGACTCCATCCCCAACGACCGCATCCGCCACGCGCTCAATGCGCTGTCAACAGATGCGGTGCGGCTCAACCGGATCGACCGGTATGTACGCGGCAACCACGATGGACCCTACCTACCACAAAAATATAGCCAAGAGTATAAGCTGCTGGCCCAACGGTCGACGAAAAACATGATCCCGATGATCCTGGATGCCGCCTGTAACGCGCTCAGTATCGAGGGGTATGTGCGCGGCGACGGTCGTGACGCCGCCGACGACTGGTATCGCTGGCAAATGAATCGGTTGGATGAGCGTCAAACCCGTGTGCATCGGGCCGCATTGGCTGACGGCCATGCCTGGATCACCGTCCTCCCTAGCCGCACTGACCCGCGACAGCCACTCGTTAGGGCGCATAGAGCCATCCGGATGTGGGCGGCCTATGATGATCCGTCCAGCGATATGTACCCGTTGTACGCAGTGGGAGTGCCCAATATTGATGCGGTGGGGAGCACGCCTCGTGAGGTCACCTATTACGACGATCGGGCCGTGACGGTCTACCGTGACATCAACGGTGAATACCAACCCGTCCGGTCCACCCCCCACCAAATGGGGGTCTGCCCGGTCATCCGGATCGCAACCGAGATCGACCTCGACGGCCGCACTTCCGGCTATGTCGAGCCGATCATTGCCCTCCAAGACCGCATCAACCAGACGTCAATGAATCAGCTGGTAGCGCAGCACTGGACGGCACATACGGTGCGGTATGTCACTGGATTGACGCCGACGTATCAGGTCGACGCTGAGACCGGCGAGCCGTTGATTGACCCCGATACTGACATGCCGATTCCTGCCCCGGTGACGGCTGACCCTGGTCAAATGTGGCACCTGTCCAACCCTGATGCCACGATCGGACAACTCGAAGGAACATCCACTAAGGACTTCCTCGATTCAATCGAGGCGGATTTGAAACATCTGTTGGCGATTACGCAAACGCCGCCGCAGTATCTGACCACTGGGTTGGTTAATTTGTCGGCCGAGGCGTTGGCGGCGGCCGAAACTGCGTTCCAGCGCAAAATCCAAACGGTGCAACACGCGTTCGGAGAATCATGGGAGTCGGTGTTTCGACTCATGGCCTCCGTCGCAGCCGATAGGGCGGCTGCCGAGGATGAGCAGAGTCAGGTCACGTGGGCCGACCGGGGCAACCGTTCGCTGGCGCAGGCGGCCGATGCAGTGGTCAAACTGGTAGGTACCGGTATCCCCGTTACCGCGTTGCTCAACAAAATTCCTGGCCTCACCCAAATCGATATTGAAAATATCAAGGACGAGGTGGACGCCAGCGACGGCGTTACGAGTCTTGCTACGAAATTCGAAGATGTTATCGCTCAGGCGGGTGGAGGTGGATCTCGTGGCGGTGCCGCGCGCACAGATCAACGAGGTTGA
- a CDS encoding P22 phage major capsid protein family protein has product MAIQNPTTAPAGEGTLTGFLTDENAPNKIAKTALSILYKDLVLGRLVNRDYQNEFIPGVGASITVPISAVTSAKIKTGADDHETDIEYEGLTEDFVNIVIDKDIYHGAGIGHATNTLTLKKFTSQVLQPQAAAVAEQVEHVLAEQFNARPDNEAVRADTILRVVTKMGTQLTKANVPLAGRVLLVGAEVAEELVSIKELTEFDKSASTGALRDAVIGRLRGFTVVQSNSIADKEMHALTRDAIAYVTRPMAAPMGAKSSGTASHKGFGLRWVLDYAPGKVRDLSLVQQFAGVKTLDEKRIVSASLDTVGPAPTTSVTAKKK; this is encoded by the coding sequence TTGGCTATCCAGAACCCCACCACCGCTCCCGCTGGCGAAGGCACCCTAACCGGTTTCCTTACGGATGAGAACGCCCCCAACAAAATCGCTAAGACCGCGTTGTCCATCCTGTATAAGGATCTCGTCCTCGGTCGTCTGGTCAACCGCGACTATCAAAACGAGTTCATCCCCGGCGTCGGTGCCTCTATCACGGTCCCGATCTCAGCTGTCACCTCTGCGAAGATCAAAACGGGTGCCGATGACCATGAGACCGACATCGAATACGAGGGCCTCACCGAAGATTTCGTCAACATCGTTATCGACAAGGATATTTACCACGGCGCGGGCATCGGCCACGCCACCAACACATTGACGCTTAAGAAATTTACCTCTCAGGTGTTGCAGCCACAGGCCGCTGCTGTAGCCGAACAAGTCGAACACGTGCTAGCCGAACAGTTCAACGCCCGCCCGGACAATGAGGCCGTCCGCGCCGACACGATCCTGCGAGTAGTCACCAAAATGGGCACTCAGCTCACCAAGGCTAACGTGCCATTGGCCGGCCGCGTCCTTCTTGTCGGCGCTGAGGTCGCCGAGGAGCTTGTCAGTATCAAGGAGCTGACCGAGTTCGATAAATCGGCCTCCACTGGTGCTCTCCGGGATGCCGTCATTGGACGACTCCGAGGATTCACCGTCGTCCAATCGAACTCGATTGCTGATAAAGAAATGCACGCGTTGACGCGCGATGCGATCGCCTACGTGACGCGCCCCATGGCAGCCCCGATGGGTGCCAAGTCGTCCGGAACGGCCTCTCACAAGGGATTCGGCTTGCGATGGGTACTCGACTATGCTCCCGGCAAGGTCCGCGACCTGTCATTGGTGCAGCAGTTCGCCGGCGTCAAGACCCTGGATGAGAAGCGAATCGTCTCAGCCTCTCTCGACACTGTCGGGCCAGCACCCACCACGTCCGTAACGGCAAAGAAGAAGTAA
- a CDS encoding DUF5403 family protein, with protein MIVIAHVYKRAHVKIAGMRSVLRVVRAEADKRAHRARVQAAQHTRTGTFLDSIRVRRYKKGYAVQFEDRQAALKNFGHINRDTGEWVDGVGAVEAALRQ; from the coding sequence ATGATCGTTATCGCGCATGTGTATAAACGAGCGCACGTCAAAATCGCCGGGATGCGTAGTGTGTTGCGTGTGGTGCGTGCCGAGGCTGATAAGCGCGCCCATCGGGCGCGTGTCCAGGCGGCGCAACATACCCGGACCGGTACGTTTCTTGATTCAATCCGGGTGCGTCGCTATAAAAAGGGCTACGCCGTTCAATTCGAAGACCGCCAGGCGGCACTGAAGAATTTCGGCCACATCAACCGCGATACTGGCGAATGGGTAGACGGTGTTGGCGCGGTGGAGGCGGCGCTACGGCAGTGA
- a CDS encoding Crp/Fnr family transcriptional regulator, giving the protein MGVHPSDDPLAGVAMFSGLDSESRKQIAEVAVPRRYLRGRLLFFEGEPGESLIMIRSGAVSVFRTAATGERAMLHVARAPEVLGEVSLLDGSRRSASAEALEEVEALALSRTSFLELVHASPHMLDAVLRSMGAIVRRLTEQSSDHVFLDLPGRVAKTLVRLTDQRRNSQFPTIELNQTQLAEMAGGSRQSVNQAIGIFSSRGWLRTEGRKILILDLAALRKRAGFSEQ; this is encoded by the coding sequence ATGGGCGTACACCCGTCTGACGACCCGCTCGCAGGTGTGGCCATGTTTTCCGGCCTCGACAGCGAATCGAGGAAACAGATCGCCGAGGTGGCCGTGCCCCGACGATACCTGCGGGGCCGACTGCTGTTTTTCGAGGGCGAGCCTGGAGAATCACTGATCATGATCAGGTCGGGGGCCGTCAGTGTATTTCGCACCGCCGCGACCGGGGAACGCGCGATGCTTCACGTAGCACGGGCCCCGGAAGTACTTGGCGAGGTCTCTCTGCTCGACGGATCTCGGCGGTCGGCTTCGGCGGAGGCCCTGGAAGAGGTGGAGGCATTGGCACTCTCCCGAACCTCTTTCCTGGAACTGGTTCACGCCTCGCCGCACATGCTGGATGCCGTCCTGCGTTCCATGGGAGCCATCGTTCGACGCCTGACCGAGCAGTCCAGCGATCACGTTTTCCTTGACCTTCCAGGGCGAGTGGCCAAAACTCTGGTTCGACTCACCGACCAGCGCCGTAATTCGCAGTTTCCCACCATCGAACTGAATCAGACTCAGTTGGCGGAAATGGCCGGAGGCTCGCGTCAAAGCGTCAACCAGGCTATTGGGATTTTCTCCTCGCGCGGCTGGCTACGCACGGAAGGAAGGAAGATCCTTATATTGGACCTGGCGGCTTTGCGGAAACGAGCCGGGTTCAGCGAACAGTAA
- a CDS encoding phage holin: protein MSLLTSPSVRRYLYGISGPLSGLLVSYGIISESNAGLWMGVVGAVLAVGSNGLAAAHTKPDDS, encoded by the coding sequence ATGTCTCTACTGACCTCTCCATCTGTCCGCCGCTACCTCTACGGGATCTCTGGCCCCCTATCCGGTCTACTCGTCAGCTACGGAATCATCTCCGAAAGCAATGCGGGGCTCTGGATGGGTGTTGTTGGTGCCGTGCTAGCAGTCGGGTCCAACGGCCTCGCGGCCGCCCACACAAAACCTGACGACAGCTAA
- a CDS encoding polyadenylate-specific 3'-exoribonuclease AS, which translates to MPYRYFYDTEFIEDGRTIDLVSIGVVDEFGREYYAISTEFNPTKASDWVKRNVLDKLPAPSDSQWKDRNTIRNELYEFLVSPIRKKGGTHPGERVELWAWFGAYDHVAYAQLWGTMPGLPKALPRMTKDLRQRWDDLGRPELPSAEDHELHNALGDARHNLRRWRALEKVRKGQDNRTLG; encoded by the coding sequence GTGCCCTATAGGTATTTCTACGATACTGAATTTATTGAGGATGGACGCACCATCGACCTGGTGTCCATAGGTGTCGTAGACGAGTTTGGCCGTGAGTATTACGCGATTTCCACAGAGTTCAACCCCACCAAGGCCAGTGACTGGGTCAAGCGAAACGTTCTCGACAAGCTTCCCGCTCCCTCTGATTCGCAGTGGAAAGATCGCAATACCATCCGCAATGAACTGTACGAGTTCCTGGTGAGCCCGATCCGTAAAAAGGGCGGCACGCACCCCGGCGAGCGCGTGGAACTGTGGGCCTGGTTCGGTGCCTACGACCATGTGGCCTACGCGCAGTTGTGGGGAACGATGCCGGGGCTTCCCAAGGCGTTGCCGCGGATGACAAAGGACTTGCGGCAGCGGTGGGATGATCTGGGGCGTCCGGAATTGCCGTCCGCAGAGGACCACGAACTGCACAACGCTCTGGGCGACGCCCGGCACAATCTGCGGCGTTGGCGAGCCTTGGAAAAAGTCCGAAAAGGACAGGACAATAGGACGCTCGGCTGA
- a CDS encoding 6-phosphofructokinase, with protein MRIGVLTGGGDCPGLNAVIRGAVRKGTKDYGHEFIGFRYGWKGPIEGITQPLNWDIVENLYDQGGTILRSSRTNPYKVEGGVDAIRKNMAELGVDALIAIGGEDTLGVAKKLTDDGINCVGVPKTIDNDLGETDYTFGFDTAVNIATEAIDRLWTTADSHERCIVVEIMGRHAGWMTLHAGMAGGANAVLIPEVEFDVKQVIEQVQSRFDQGKASIVAVSEGAVSKGGDMQLKDGETDAFGHVKLGGVGDWVADQITKGTGRETRAVVLGHTQRGGPPTAFDRVLATRLGIQAAAAATEGDFGKMMALQGTDIVRVPLEAATAELKTVPVERYEELGVFFGS; from the coding sequence ATGCGTATTGGTGTACTCACCGGTGGCGGAGACTGCCCCGGCTTGAACGCGGTTATTCGCGGAGCTGTTCGTAAGGGAACCAAGGACTACGGGCACGAGTTCATTGGATTCCGGTATGGGTGGAAGGGCCCCATCGAAGGAATCACCCAACCGTTGAACTGGGATATCGTGGAGAATCTCTACGATCAAGGTGGAACGATCCTCCGCTCGTCGCGCACCAACCCCTACAAGGTCGAAGGCGGCGTCGACGCCATCCGCAAGAATATGGCCGAGCTGGGTGTTGACGCGCTCATTGCCATTGGCGGCGAGGACACCTTGGGAGTCGCCAAGAAGCTGACCGACGATGGAATCAATTGCGTCGGTGTTCCCAAGACGATCGACAATGACCTGGGCGAAACCGACTACACCTTTGGTTTCGACACCGCTGTCAACATTGCCACTGAGGCCATCGACCGCCTGTGGACGACGGCCGACAGCCATGAGCGTTGCATCGTCGTGGAGATCATGGGGCGTCATGCCGGGTGGATGACCCTGCACGCCGGTATGGCCGGTGGGGCGAACGCGGTCTTGATTCCCGAGGTCGAATTCGACGTTAAACAGGTCATCGAGCAGGTACAGAGCCGTTTCGATCAGGGCAAGGCCTCGATTGTGGCGGTATCGGAAGGCGCGGTCTCCAAGGGTGGTGACATGCAGCTCAAGGACGGTGAGACCGACGCCTTCGGGCACGTCAAGCTCGGTGGTGTCGGTGACTGGGTCGCCGACCAGATCACCAAGGGAACCGGTCGGGAAACGCGTGCCGTCGTATTGGGACACACCCAGCGCGGTGGTCCCCCCACGGCGTTCGACCGGGTGCTGGCCACGCGTCTGGGAATCCAGGCGGCCGCGGCGGCCACGGAAGGCGACTTCGGCAAGATGATGGCTTTGCAGGGTACCGATATCGTCCGTGTGCCGCTGGAGGCGGCTACGGCTGAGCTGAAGACCGTTCCGGTCGAGCGGTACGAAGAACTCGGCGTGTTCTTCGGCAGCTAA
- a CDS encoding DUF4238 domain-containing protein has protein sequence MARNKSRRHARRHHVVSKFYLRRFANPKQQVTRLPRGGNKSYIQSIKDATVQNDFYTIRQEDTSPDAFESQLGIIESEAAKSFEQVFKENIWPLADDSRDTIARWIALQFIRGTNKRQQAEEMYRELSKLGISARSPDQLRKFLNLPSGISESEVDSYCAQERERIDKEKVDSHYHLSAISGSLEPVMEAVYSRPWRLVRFKKAQLGTSDTPVVLPSDSSSPFRGMGMGNAEIVFVPLSARCALILGNLGAKEYDDEVEGDFHLARWLNYHTLYNSHRAVYYHPDSNPFDDFDIPEPRTREMKFSQPQWVRY, from the coding sequence ATGGCAAGGAACAAGAGTCGGAGACACGCGCGTCGGCACCACGTAGTTTCAAAGTTTTACCTGCGTCGGTTTGCAAACCCAAAGCAACAGGTAACTCGTTTGCCTCGTGGCGGTAATAAGTCATATATCCAGTCAATAAAAGACGCGACAGTCCAGAACGATTTCTATACCATTCGACAGGAAGATACTAGTCCGGACGCTTTTGAATCCCAATTGGGAATAATTGAGTCTGAAGCAGCGAAATCATTCGAGCAAGTATTTAAGGAGAATATTTGGCCTCTTGCCGATGATTCGAGGGATACGATTGCTCGGTGGATTGCTCTTCAGTTCATTCGGGGAACAAATAAGCGGCAACAGGCTGAAGAAATGTACCGCGAGTTGTCGAAGCTTGGTATAAGTGCACGAAGTCCTGATCAGTTGCGGAAATTTCTGAACCTTCCTTCGGGTATTAGTGAGTCCGAAGTGGATTCGTATTGCGCTCAGGAACGGGAGAGGATCGATAAGGAAAAGGTTGATTCTCACTATCATCTAAGCGCAATAAGCGGTTCACTGGAGCCAGTAATGGAAGCTGTGTACAGCCGTCCATGGCGCCTAGTGAGGTTTAAGAAAGCTCAATTGGGGACATCTGACACGCCCGTAGTTCTACCTAGTGATTCTTCAAGTCCTTTCAGAGGAATGGGGATGGGGAATGCTGAGATCGTTTTTGTGCCTCTTAGTGCGCGGTGCGCGCTGATCTTGGGAAACCTGGGAGCGAAGGAATATGACGATGAAGTAGAAGGAGATTTTCATCTGGCAAGATGGTTGAATTACCATACGCTGTACAATTCGCATAGAGCAGTCTACTACCATCCTGATTCTAACCCTTTTGATGATTTTGATATTCCAGAACCACGCACTCGGGAGATGAAGTTTTCGCAGCCGCAATGGGTACGGTACTGA
- a CDS encoding recombinase family protein, with protein sequence MRPPNGKRRILGVVRLSLSHDETDDDSVDRQKDIIEMYAKSHYGTVVAWAIDNGVSGEKNPFDRADLRTWLTDEAASKYDLIVAWKVDRLGRTVRGVLELDDWLQERDKGLAITEAQIDTTTPPGRMMLTQLAGMAEMELAQIKSRVRRWHEYARQHGRPTGNLPSWIYREEDGTYRMDQDRAAVLRRIVNARLDGDSFPRIIEQLENDGVKTLSGNDHWSIHNLSELMRSPALAGCRYERPGRSSIRGRRLVSDTDGVPIRFFPPIISLDEWRRLNSNRQGPRKSKSLKYNVLGRKLIRCGECNGIYTVCPVSRKKAGQKDSTEPELFYRHIQGYKNYSNCKSRTSIPYRVIDELLEAHFMDKRGDSLRVERVEIPASDKQEEIEQLKYVIEGVRQEWNHGLYEGDMDAYISRLKGLTNQLKEAEFEHDPSPRVEWRKLDTTWREWWNEASVEERRQGLVDIRVSVKIWSQDEQPVIQPNWILVPLPAHAHTGVNRWAAIYLGDGSDEPTKDPT encoded by the coding sequence ATGCGTCCCCCCAATGGCAAACGTCGTATCCTGGGCGTCGTTCGACTCTCCCTGTCACACGACGAAACCGACGATGACTCCGTTGATCGACAAAAGGACATTATCGAGATGTACGCCAAGAGCCACTATGGGACCGTGGTTGCTTGGGCTATCGATAATGGGGTGTCCGGCGAAAAAAATCCGTTCGACCGTGCAGACCTAAGAACCTGGCTAACTGATGAGGCTGCATCAAAATATGACCTCATTGTTGCCTGGAAGGTTGACCGCTTGGGGCGTACAGTGCGTGGTGTTCTTGAACTGGATGACTGGCTTCAAGAACGCGACAAGGGGCTTGCGATAACGGAAGCTCAAATCGATACGACCACTCCTCCTGGGAGGATGATGCTCACTCAGTTGGCCGGTATGGCGGAGATGGAGCTGGCTCAAATCAAGTCACGAGTCCGCCGGTGGCATGAGTACGCTCGCCAGCATGGAAGACCGACAGGCAATTTGCCTAGCTGGATTTATCGTGAGGAGGATGGGACCTACCGTATGGATCAAGATCGCGCTGCTGTCCTTCGTCGGATCGTCAACGCACGCTTGGACGGTGATTCATTTCCTAGGATCATCGAGCAACTAGAGAATGATGGTGTTAAGACACTTAGCGGCAATGATCACTGGTCAATACACAACTTGTCGGAGCTGATGCGTTCCCCTGCCCTTGCGGGCTGTCGCTATGAACGACCTGGACGTAGCTCGATTCGAGGCAGGAGGTTGGTTTCAGACACGGACGGCGTTCCGATTCGCTTTTTTCCGCCAATAATCTCGTTGGACGAATGGCGACGGCTTAACTCGAACCGACAGGGACCCCGAAAATCCAAGAGTCTCAAATATAATGTTCTTGGTCGTAAACTCATACGTTGCGGGGAATGTAATGGGATCTATACGGTATGCCCCGTATCCAGAAAAAAGGCGGGTCAGAAAGATTCGACAGAGCCAGAACTCTTCTATCGGCATATACAGGGTTACAAGAACTATTCAAACTGCAAGTCGCGGACCAGTATCCCATATCGGGTGATCGATGAGCTACTGGAAGCGCACTTCATGGATAAGCGAGGTGATTCGCTCCGAGTGGAGCGTGTCGAGATTCCGGCGTCTGATAAGCAGGAAGAAATCGAGCAGCTCAAATATGTGATTGAGGGGGTGCGTCAAGAATGGAATCATGGGCTATATGAAGGGGATATGGACGCATACATATCTCGCCTAAAGGGGCTAACAAACCAGCTCAAGGAAGCTGAGTTCGAACATGACCCATCACCACGTGTTGAATGGCGCAAGCTTGATACCACATGGAGGGAATGGTGGAATGAAGCGAGCGTTGAGGAACGGCGTCAGGGGCTAGTCGATATTCGTGTGTCTGTTAAGATCTGGAGTCAAGACGAGCAGCCCGTTATCCAACCAAATTGGATACTGGTACCGCTCCCAGCCCATGCGCATACAGGGGTAAATCGGTGGGCGGCAATATATCTAGGAGATGGCTCCGATGAACCAACGAAAGATCCCACGTGA